The genome window tgtgtccttggacgacctcggtatcttaccaacactatactacgtccacgatgggtgcacttgcccatatgtgtgtttagtgttagtaaatatcgtgttttataaatttaaaacttggctaaagatgtaaaaagggcttaattatatatctaaattatattacactacacacgcatcaagtttttggcgccgttgccggggacacaaggattttaagaaagttaggaatcaacggcctaatcatatttttattcttctttttaatttttaggattttcttagtttttcagcttctgcagagctcagcacgggccgtgtccgctgaacacgcccccgtgctcaatcattggaactggcaatcctgttttaagtcagacagtaagctgaacacggggccgtgtccactcaacacgcccccgtgcccaagattctcttactgaaaacagaaccgttagatcctgACGGTTGGTGAGCGAGAATCggatcatcttgtcgaagcacagaacttcagcatggttttcgcgaagaaagtccatgcctactatgaagtcataacttccgagttgcattggaataaggttgattgggaagatgtgattgttgagctcgagggtacaatcacgaagaacagaattaaccgcgacagttcttccagtagcgacttcaacttcgaatgacgaggggagataagagcgtttacgactaaggagcttctcgaattcaaacgacacaaagcagttattggctccagtatcaaacaaacacgatgcataaataccattcacaaggaatgtacgattaaccacgttgttgtcagcctgggcttgacgagcattgatgttgaaggttctggcgcatgctgcttgttgctgctgctgaggctgctactgctgctgctgctggggctcttgcttcacaaccctgttcgggcacatgtttgcaaagtggttagggtcaccacatgcaaagtagactcgagcattgatcgcgggcgcctgagccgcttgttggccttgcggggctgggattagagcttgatgagcagcggcaggagctgcggtgttacggggaccatagcgacagttggcagtgaaatgaccgtacaaattgcaatgagcgcagaaacggtaggcaagacccaccggatgatgatatgagcatgtcgggcagagcgggtggggacctgtgtaagcacgcttcgctggcggcgcttgagtaactggtgctggtcgatgataAGACTGCtactgagccggtacggcttgaagaggagcagcagtggtagtgaaagcacagttcttgttgctggaactgttgttgttgttgtgcttcttcctgTGGCGTGACGAATTGGATagttgagcagtggcggtttcgGCGGTCGGTGCAGTGGTGGCTTGGTGTAGacacttggagggcttatcccagaaaccagcttttactcgcttgacGTTGATCTCGGcagcaagcaagtaagtctcttcaattgatgaggtcttcgcggcgtgaacaaaatcggcaacacaatcgggtagagctcgaatgtacttcttgattgctatCTCTGGCGttttgacttgatcgggacagatgatgctaagctatttaaagcgagcagtcagggcagcgttatctccatccttctgctaaatgttccaaaactcgtcctccagcttttggcgttcacggggagggcagaattcgtccatcataatggctttcagctctttccaAGTCAGCTCAAAAGCTGCATCATTTTTGTGTTTGTTTCGCTCGGCCGTCCatcagtctagagctcgggattggaagacgccggttgcgtttagggtacggagatttccTGGACAGCCACTTTGCCGCAGaatgacttcgatggaatcaaaccgttgaaacatagctgttgggccatcttctccggtgaattcctttggtccgcatgccttgaactgtttgaagctaaaaacagtcttggtagcatctttgggagcttcagttctcgactcctcagacgatttgctgacgttttcgtagacatcgctcacagcttttgctacttgtttggcgatgatagtagcaagacgtctgtctctctttttgtaggtccaggtttcgggaccgaaaccgtgattttcatgataatgttcagagacggaagagataagagagatgataacaaacaaactttgtattaatccggtagtaaacattacaagtcggcccggttacatgacaaccgaactaataccaaagaagtatacatccggggagaaaccaagtggtgatttctcccggtgaggtctcagacctccattctctctctagcacacacttgtgctctcactcttgtgttgcaaatgacaaagtgttggtatttataccaaaacaaacactgcaggtcgaaggatcagactgactggtcgaaacatcatccttcgatcagacagtcttcgaaagatactcacatacctcgaatgatatccttcgatatccttcgaggtccatccttcgatgggtatctttcgagctcatcgaaggatattcataatccttcgatgccttatccttcgacaccaataacaacacagcaactttgtctagcaacacacacacacagtcaaaccaacaaccctctcgtttgaccacttcaaacgagcgggtctatacacgttcgtttgaccgtttcactaactattacaaattcagcataaaataataactaatctattcgacaagcatcggacacaaaatctgcatcaacaaattcccccttgtccgttgctgtcgaatgctgaaaatgcaattgcaatcaatcttcagccaagtattcatcttctctgtgtagacaaattcccccttgaccgatgatccaggtaagtagcatcctgatgctcattgtataagatttccccctcaaagtacgcgtatccgtgttgagtgttgtgcaatttcctcaaaaggatcaattgaccgatcttccgctgatcttccaatactccaaccggcatatgataaaggttccattcttaaacaactgcatcaagtcttgatcttcaagtgtctgtgcaaaacattccacgctgaACCGTTTGAATCACCAGAAGATCATAAACTCTACCACCTGAGATTGCGTTTAGaattttaccgaagaaattcaacaaatgaaaaaatttttatccccccatttctttggcaaaatctctaaaccttaacagattctttccacttcaaagaaactgtcgtcaaatattcaccaattccctccaccaagcggaactgttgtgtttggcccataatagtcgcgttaccatatttgtcattgcatcggtaaccgtgactaccccacattttcaaacatcaagtcttcatcatctcttgtgttcatcatgctgcatcacccCGCGTGTTCCCAAATCCCGTACGAATTTTGATGTTGAAACTTTGAAGCCCGGTATGAATAATCCTTGCGAACACCCGACCCGACTCCAAGTGAATTAAATGATTAACCCCAACACACTGTCTGAGTTCATAAAATTCCACAACATCTGGATCCTTTGAAACATCTGCATCAAACGAAAGATAAACACCAAGACagcttcgaaagatgatctttcgaagtctttcgagcacatgtcacatatctttcgagcacctttCGAAGTTGGACATGGCTGATCCTTCGTACACCTCAGActtgatccttcgaagtctttttgatccttcgaagaactgatgatctttcgagcactcctgttcatctttcgaatctccttgttcgaaggatgatctttcgagatcgaaagatatctttcgatggttctgacacaaggacagaaagtacgacaggttggtgaaaagttgatgtggtaggtgaccaactttcgcacatttcgaagcatgaaaatttgaattttgaattttgtttcATCCTTCGAAAAACTGTTCAATCTTTCGAGGACAAACAGCATCTTTCGAAATTTTAAGCtgtcaagaacatcaagaacacggaGGACTGTTCATCTGCAGATCTGACCGAAAACACTTTGTATACAGTTTTTGATGATGGAAACTTGAagatttaggagaaaaacataaaacccaacacccggtttagcacagatctggatatccgggtccagatctgggtttttctcattttcacctttttacatcttgaacaaaaacccataaaaatcacagatctagagcacatgtgacttagtaaacggttagttttactaaatcgggcaccatggctctgataccaattgtaggtccaggtttcgggaccgaaaccgtgattttcatgataatgttcagagacggaagagataagagagatgataacaaacaaactttgtattaatccggtagtaaacattacaagtcggcccggttacatgacaaccgaactaataccaaagaagtatacatccggggagaaaccaagtggtgatttctcccggtgaggtctcagacctccattctctctctagcacacacttgtgctctcactcttgtgttgcaaatgacaaagtgttggtatttataccaaaacaaacactgcaggtcgaaggatcagactgactggtcgaaacatcatccttcgatcagacagtcttcgaaagatactcacatacctcgaatgatatccttcgatatccttcgaggtccatccttcgatgggtatctttcgagctcatcgaaggatattcataatccttcgatgccttatccttcgacaccaataacaacacagcaactttgtctagcaacacacacacacagtcaaaccaacaaccctctcgtttgaccacttcaaacgagcgggtctatacacgttcgtttgaccgtttcactaactattacaaattcagcataaaataataactaatctattcgacaagcatcggacacaaaatctgcatcaacacttttcttggcgagtaagtggggttcggtgtccagatgacgacattgtctgcaacagacatcgtcgtaggtctcggacacatcataatcgaatctcacctcacgcGTCTAGTTCTagctaaagctcaggaacacgttgGAAATACGTAtcgcataaacacataagcacataacaacagattcacgtagtcacagaagcacataagcacgtaggcacgtagagcacagagatacataaacacagaagcacatacacatctaatcacagatgcagtcagaatacagaaacctatcattcaaagcccgcatgtcgttcgtatatatcggtcgtgtatagcatatcgagtatagtataagcgtatatcaTAGCATAATGTAGTCTagatttgcagcgacttgttagcgtattAAGATAGgagagcaatgcgagtcgtgtttgtcgatcgaagtgatagcaaaaatcgaataatcctccaaaaatttaaacatgtaaacagataaatacaaataacacacataaaatcgacgaattatcagagtcagcggttgcgggctcagaatcaaaacacataaaaatcgagaaatggattgtctgcggctattagacatcgactacccaaagcgattcgactattctcaatagacttgtcatcacatttcgactttcgggatcgtgttCCTGCCTcaattcttgggcattcagcacgcattccctaggacatactcgtgagttcaggtcgttggagttcatcgaggctttggtgagatacgCAAAAGTCGGAATAaattgtcaaggttagggtttcacccctagcttagcaacttcttccttgttcttaataaaattgaggagattattcatcaaaatatggatttcactcctgttttggtataattctcccgttGAACAAGCGTTCGTTATAAAAAGGAAataatgaagaaatcattgataagttgataaaacGGCATTGATCAAGCAGCTTAGTCGAGAGTtcgcggttttcacacctaatcccgacTTAATCGCTTGTCTTTAGTTGAAAACTTGAGTGTAGTGATGGTGTAGTGTAGGCGAGAAATAGCAGgatatatagcacataagcttggtctgttggttcctaactatagtctaggtctctaagacatcgacccggactaggtcaagtcttgcctaattccctatagttatggctctgataccaatctgtcacaccccaaccgatggcggaatcatcagggtatgtgttggtgcatctagtgtctgttaactacatcttaatcgagtcttaggctTAGATAGGAAAGAACAGTGCACAGAAATCAAGAAAATGTATTTagtaggtgattccgcttgaaatgacaatagGTCAtttccaagcgaaatcagattattagatattccgcttgaaccagcaatggtgattccgcttgaattcacctggagcgaaatcagaggtTCCACTTgaacagtttcaagcggaatcagccctCCTATATATATGTGAGTGGTGTGTTCATTTGGAGCGCAATTAGGTGAGTGTTtctgagccgaggtgctgccgaattgtAATCAGaacgtgtaaaagctcaggattAATCGGTAAAGTAAAGAATTAAAAGgaaacaagctgtttgacattgtttgcattgattccgcctttgtaaatgatgatgaactactccacttgactgtttagggtcacgaaaccgatccaacaagtggtatcagagcacaggacgaggagttcataccaattcagcttgattctaccggtttttctcatttctactcacttctactcatacttttctgatttgaacaagttttaacggttGAAATGGCATAATTTTCACATATATCACGTAAAAcatagttttaacaaaccctacaaAGAATCATAACAAAATTCGAATTAAAACAAGCTTATTCCGCTTGAGAAGCTATTTCGCTTaaaagctgattccgcttgaattagcagtttttcaaaattttgaaaattttctaagtgtttgttgattgtttcaggaacttgaaaatggatgaTTTGTTCATGAATCCGTTCTGTGATGTGTTTGCTTATACCAGTGGTTCGAGAGACGGCACAACGAACAACAAAAATGAAACTACACCAACCCCGAATGCGAAGAAGATTCTTTCTGATGCGATGAGCGTGGAAAGTGCCTATGGTACATACAATAAGCCTCGTAAACTGATGGCGATCGAAGATTATAATCGGTGGGCTACGAGATTTGAAGAGTGGCTTAAAGCATTCGCATATCAGAGCTAGAAAAGTTTAAAGAATGGTTTCAGTTTGAAAGATTGTGTTGGTGAAAATTTGACAAATATAGATGATGTTGAAAGATACGTTGCTGAACAGAAATGCATAGCGTTGATTCATCAGTCAGTCAGAGATGATATAATTTCATTGATCGAATATGAGAATTCAAAAGATCTTTGGGAAAAGTTGAAAGTTAAGTGCATAGGTAGTGCTGAGattgtaaaaaacaaaaagaaattgttgcgtaaagggtttgatttatttggttgtatgaagaatgaatctgtttataaaatgatcgagagattttGGCATCTGAAGATGGAGTTGGCTAGACATAGTATCACTTATACTCAAGAAGAGCTGGTCGACAAGTTGTTTAATTCGTTGCcgaatgatcaagattggcaatactttgccttgatgttgaagaatactaTCAAGCCGCCAGAAGTGTTGACTGTGGATTTGCTGATCGAAAGACTAGAAAGCCACGAGTTGGAGATAAAGAAACCGAAAGTCAACAACACAGCtcatcagcagaatgtggagttGTACTACAGAGGAAATCTACCAAAGGCTGGGTCTCCAAGAACAGCGTTTTCTGCAGAAAGCTCAAATATTGTGAACCATGAAATTcctcacagtggttttcacagtggatcttcttcaacaacttcaagCCAATTTGCATCAAAGaacttatttcaatgcaacatcgctgtagattTGAAGAATGGTCAAAACTTTAGCGAGGAATCTgcaaagcagcagatggttttcttagcatctgtgCTTGAATCGTATGAGAGTCTTGTGGCaggcaagataggcaacaccaacctaacaaaggaagactacgatcagatagatcctgaggagatggaattgatcgacataaggtggtgtatggccagtgcagttcgtagggcacaacgtttcatggagattacaggaagaaagtctattggtggaccttctaccaagttaggctttgacaaatcaaaagtgacctgtttcaagtgtaaacagaaaggtcattttaaaagagaatgccgaaatgcttatgctgatgattctgaaaatccgttcaAAGAAGATTACCAcaaaaaggcaatttatcatcagaacaaggCTGAACCCCCCAggatgaagcagattgaagacaaagaaaaatccagagctcttgccatcattcatgacgatgaaggttttaACTGGAGTGAGTTGCTACCAGAGGAAGACGCAGTAGGTTATGCGTTTGTTGCAAAAACGGAAATCAAACCGTACAGAGACACCAGAACAGAAGCAGAAAAAGCACATGAAAGACGACAGAAAGCTGAATGGAAAATGTTGAGATTATCTCGTGTATTCAGTGGAGCTAGAAAAGCAAAAAGATGGAATGTAAATAGAGAGTGTTACCTTGATCCTAAAGGAAAGATTGCTATAGATGCAAAGACTCTTAGTCTTGAAGCTTTAGTTGAGGAATTTGTTGAACAAGAAGAGGCTCAACAGAGAGAATGGTGGGGAGGTGATGAAGAAAAAGAGAATGAGAAAGAAAAAGAGCCGGAACAGAAGCCAAAGAAGATAGATGAAGGAATCATTGATACGACACAGGATATGACAGCTGAAAACtttggaaagatggctgacaaggtgctggctgctatagcacttgaggtagactctaagtctgtatctgagtctaaaagccaggtcagttcaaatgcgTCATCaagtgagtcaggtaagaaagtcaaaggtgacagtgactgcaaacattgcatgaaaaactgcaaagtttgtagtacacaaGCTTACCTCAAAGATACGAAGGTAAATgatctgacaaaaagagtcagaAAAGTTGAAGATCAGATTCTTGAACGTGATAGAATGCTAAAATTTTCAAatgaacaagttaaaaagttgacTGAGAAAATTGACAATGATAAAATTGAAGTAGAAAGAATTAGGAGAGAAAATGAGAAACTAATTCATGAAAACCGTCAACTCTCAGaaaattttaacaagttaaaacaaATAATTCAAGATTCTGATGATCGAAACGGTaaaacaagaaaagaaaatgagcatttaacTGTGATTCTTAGACACAAAGAAGAACAAATCAACAAGCAattggatgagattgctaagGTGAAGCTTCAATTTGAAGAAGCTAAGATTGAAAATGAGCGTATCAATCtgaaattaaccagttacaactccgcaagctttgttttgcaacacattgttcccaaacctatcgggaaaaacaaagctggtgaagatgtattctctgatggaacaggggtggggtatcatcaagttccaccaccagttttgaacaattattcaaagaaaaaatcagggttggttaatgatgatgatgaaaatgagatgaAACTTCCTGACATGATAGATGTCACgttcacttcatcttccgatgagGATAGTGTCCAAACTGATGTTGTAAAAAGTGTAGTTGAAAATGTTCTAAAATCTGAaaatgacactactgaggaagatgaatgtttcttggacaagtacattccgaaacaaaagtccaagaacaacttaaatgaaggacCAAATcgtgtcatgtacaagatgttgggttcggataagttgttttcggattctgagtttccacttgagaatgtaaatgttgctaaactgacaaatgtgttcaaattgattgaagttgatctatcagaagtgaacagtttaaatcaaacaaaaagacaaatgaattttgaaaaagataaagcttactacaagaagccaTTGTTCCACCaagtttttataataataatcgaaacaaatggtcgggtggatatcagggtgATAAGGcttatcagaaaaagaatgttcaaaacaagaagtttgttgaaaagaaagtgtttgtgaacagttcgagttcactttctgatgaagaatcaaaAATTTTTTCGAAaacaaacaaagagttctttgagaagaaggcctcacagcctcagtccgaaggcacaagtcgagtagttgacactctaacatgcttcaaatgcaatcaagttggacatattgcacgaaagtgtaccaacttgaagcctaagactgaagttgtgaagattcagaaaaagaaagttgatgggaaaggaaaagctccattggttgttgagaaaaaggttttgaaaaatgaaaacatcaaagtcaaaactgaacctgctAAAAAGATGGTAACtgaaaatgataaattttataagcgGGTTGCATcacctcaacaaacatggaagccgaaaGTTGTTAAGAAGGAAACAAgtgttccaaaaccaaaggtttctgagactgAAAAACAATCAACTTCTACCAtaccggtaaagatgaatgttcctttggattattatgtgaaacttgagaaagaaaAGCAAAAATCTGAGAAGAAAAATTGTTCagaagaaagaccaaccatctggtcaacttcaaaaagatgagtttttcctatataaaaaggttgaggttgggtctgaagaaagcttAAAAATGAATGATAAAAATTTTCTGCCATTTTACACTACAAAATCTCACATCAAAGTTGAGTTACCTGAGTCAAAAACAGGCTTGGGTAGCATCcaaatctaactaagtgtttgtggtttgtgcaggagcttccgagatccgtttcacgatggattatggatagtggagcttctcggcacatgacggggaagaCAGCTTTGCTGTACGATGTTAGgaatttcaatggaggttatgtaggattcgcaggaaatcaaggtggtaggattattggtgaaggaacgttatccaataggattgtgacgtttgaaagagttaattacattgctgagctagagaataatctgctgagtatctcgcataTTTATGACaagatgtataccactcacttcactgacaaagaatgtttgatcttgaaaccaggatttgttatccctgaagaatggattaccatgagggcaccaagagtcaatgatttgtacgtgttggacatgagtgtagctactacaaccacgggtcaggctcattgttttgtgtctagagcaacggagaaagaatcgagattgtggcaccggaaaatgggccacattcacctacgaaaaatgaatcacctggtgcataacgatttagttttgggtgttcatgtgaaaggttttcatctggaaggggagtgcattagctgcatcaaaggcaagcagaagaagaaGTCACACCCTAagaagcaagtcaattcagtctcaagacctctggagagacttcacatggatttgtttggtcctgtgaatgtcaaaagtattacaggagattactactgtcttgtggttactgatgattattccatattttcgtgggtatcattcttgaagtcgaaagatgaaacatatgacagtttgatggcgttgttcaagaaaattgaaaatctgtaccaaaggcgtataaaaagaatcagaagtgataatggtactgaattcaagaacaacaagatggaagaattttgtgaagaaagaggtatattgcatgagtttagtgctccgtacactccgcagcagaatggagtcacAAAACGCAAAAACAGGACACTAATCAaaacggctagaactatgcttactgattcaaagcttccgataaatttttgg of Helianthus annuus cultivar XRQ/B chromosome 1, HanXRQr2.0-SUNRISE, whole genome shotgun sequence contains these proteins:
- the LOC118490311 gene encoding myosin-2 heavy chain-like; its protein translation is MELARHSITYTQEELVDKLFNSLPNDQDWQYFALMLKNTIKPPEVLTVDLLIERLESHELEIKKPKVNNTAHQQNVELYYRGNLPKAGSPRTAFSAESSNIVNHEIPHSGFHSGSSSTTSSQFASKNLFQCNIAVDLKNGQNFSEESAKQQMVFLASVLESYESLVAGFNWSELLPEEDAVGYAFVAKTEIKPYRDTRTEAEKAHERRQKAEWKMLRLSRVFSGARKAKRWNVNRECYLDPKGKIAIDAKTLSLEALVEEFVEQEEAQQREWWGGDEEKENEKEKEPEQKPKKIDEGIIDTTQDMTAENFGKMADKVNDLTKRVRKVEDQILERDRMLKFSNEQVKKLTEKIDNDKIEVERIRRENEKLIHENRQLSENFNKLKQIIQDSDDRNGKTRKENEHLTVILRHKEEQINKQLDEIAKVKLQFEEAKIENERKELDEMFSITDPKATPSKT